The proteins below are encoded in one region of Myxocyprinus asiaticus isolate MX2 ecotype Aquarium Trade chromosome 13, UBuf_Myxa_2, whole genome shotgun sequence:
- the LOC127450550 gene encoding ATP-sensitive inward rectifier potassium channel 12-like produces MSVGRPHRYSIVSSSEEDVYRQGNMPTLGNGFGNGKVQTRRKVRNRFVNKTGQCNVSFAHMDEQSQRYLADIFTTCVDIRWRWMFVLFSLAFVLSWLGFGFAFWLIALVHGDLDRPSGDDFTPCVMQVNSFVAAFLFSVETQTTIGYGFRCVTEECPLAVFMVVFQSIVGCIIDSFMIGAIMAKMARPKKRAETILFSHNAVIAMRDGKLSLMWRVGNLRKSHIVEAHVRAQLIKPRITEEGEYIPLDQIDINVGYDQGLDRIFLVAPLTVLHEINEESPLFGISKQDLETADFEIVVILEGMVEATAMTAQVRSSFLASEILWGHRFEPVVFEERNQYKVDYSHFHKTYEVPSTPRCSAKDMEESKSLESGANFCYENELAFISRDEEEQDEHGERATELETLSANLNFDQRSYHKESEI; encoded by the coding sequence ATGAGTGTGGGCAGGCCCCACCGTTACAGCATCGTTTCATCGTCAGAGGAGGACGTGTACCGCCAAGGCAACATGCCCACCCTCGGCAATGGCTTTGGCAATGGTAAGGTCCAGACACGCAGGAAAGTACGGAACCGCTTCGTAAACAAGACGGGCCAGTGCAATGTCAGTTTTGCACATATGGACGAACAATCCCAGCGTTACCTCGCAGACATTTTtaccacatgtgtggacattcgCTGGCGCTGGATGTTTGTCCTTTTCTCACTTGCATTTGTTCTTTCCTGGCTTGGGTTTGGTTTTGCCTTCTGGCTCATTGCTCTTGTTCATGGTGACTTAGACCGACCCTCTGGAGATGATTTCACACCATGCGTCATGCAGGTCAACAGCTTTGTAGCTGCATTTTTGTTCTCGGTTGAGACGCAGACCACGATTGGCTACGGGTTCCGCTGTGTGACTGAGGAGTGTCCATTAGCTGTGTTCATGGTTGTCTTCCAGTCCATCGTGGGCTGCATCATTGACTCTTTTATGATTGGCGCCATCATGGCCAAAATGGCGCGACCCAAAAAACGGGCAGAGACAATACTGTTTTCTCACAATGCTGTCATTGCGATGCGCGATGGGAAGTTAAGCCTAATGTGGAGAGTTGGGAACTTGAGGAAAAGTCATATTGTTGAGGCTCACGTGCGGGCACAACTTATTAAGCCCCGAATAACAGAAGAAGGCGAGTACATCCCACTCGATCAGATTGATATCAATGTGGGCTACGACCAAGGTCTCGACCGCATCTTCCTTGTTGCTCCCCTTACTGTCCTCCATGAGATAAATGAGGAGAGTCCACTGTTTGGAATCAGCAAGCAAGACCTGGAAACAGCTGATTTTGAGATTGTGGTCATCCTAGAAGGGATGGTTGAGGCAACTGCGATGACGGCTCAGGTGCGCAGCTCCTTCCTGGCCAGTGAAATCTTATGGGGCCATCGTTTTGAACCAGTGGTGTTTGAGGAACGGAACCAGTACAAGGTGGACTACTCGCACTTCCATAAGACCTACGAGGTGCCCTCAACGCCGCGCTGCAGCGCCAAAGATATGGAGGAGAGCAAGTCCCTAGAGTCTGGCGCCAACTTCTGTTATGAGAATGAGTTGGCCTTCATCAGCAGGGATGAAGAGGAGCAAGATGAGCATGGTGAGAGAGCGACTGAGCTAGAGACCCTATCCGCCAATCTGAACTTTGATCAGAGGTCATATCACAAAGAATCAGAAATTTGA
- the LOC127450702 gene encoding 116 kDa U5 small nuclear ribonucleoprotein component produces METDLYDEFGNYIGPELDSDEDEELDAEDREADEADEEDDDEDQVDGDEDVGGMEVVLHEDKKYYPTAEEVYGPEVETIVQEEDTQPLTEPIIKPVKTKQFTLMEQELPATVYDMEFLADLMDSPELIRNVTLCGHLHHGKTCFVDCLIEQTHPEIRKRYDADLRYTDILFTEQERGVGIKSTPVTMVLPDSRDKSYLFNIMDTPGHVNFSDEVTSAVRLSDGIVLFIDAAEGVMLNTERLIKHAVQERLAITICINKVDRLIVELKLPPTDAYYKLRHIVDEVNGLLSTYSTDESLIVSPLLGNVCFASSQYSICFTLGSFAKIYADTYGDINYTEFAKRLWGDIYFNPKTRKFTKKAPNSNSQRSFVEFVLEPLYKILSQVVGDVDTSLPRVLDELGIHLTKEELKLNIRPLLRLVCNRFFGEFTGFVDMCVQHIPSPQGGAKAKIEHSYTGGLDSDLGETMAECDPDGPLMCHTTKMYSTDDGVQFHAFGRVLSGTLQAGQPVKVLGENYTLEDEEDSQICTVGRLWISVARYQIEVNRVPAGNWVLIEGCDQPIVKTATITEPRGNEEAQIFRPLKFNTASVIKIAVEPVNPSELPKMLDGLRKVNKSYPSLTTKVEESGEHVILGTGELYLDCVMHDLRKMYSEIDIKVADPVVTFCETVVETSSLKCFAETPNKKNKITMIAEPLEKGLAEDIENEVVQITWNRKKLGEFFQTKYDWDLLAARSIWAFGPDTTGPNILVDDTLPSEVDKALLGSVKDSIVQGFQWGTREGPLCDEPIRNVKFKILDAVIAQEPLHRGGGQVIPTARRVVYSAFLMATPRLMEPYYFVEVQAPADCVSAVYTVLARRRGHVTQDAPIPGSPLYTIKAFIPAIDSFGFETDLRTHTQGQVFALSVFHHWQIVPGDPLDKSIVIRPLEPQPAPHLAREFMIKTRRRKGLSEDVSISKFFDDPMLLELAKQDVVLNYPM; encoded by the exons ATGGAGACAGATCTTTATGATGAGTTTGGTAACTACATCGGACCAGAACTGGACTCTGATGAAGATGAGGAATTAGATGCAGAGGACCGAGAGGCTGATGAG GCggatgaggaagatgatgatgaagaccAGGTTGATGGTGATGAGGACGTTGGTGGTATGGAGGTGGTTCTGCATGAGGATAAAAAATATTATCCCACAGCCGAAGAGGTTTATGGTCCTGAAGTGGAGACCATCGTCCAAGAGGAAGACACACAGCCACTTACAG AGCCCATCATAAAACCTGTAAAGACAAAGCAGTTTACTTTGATGGAGCAGGAGCTTCCAGCCACAGTCTACGACATGGA GTTTCTAGCTGATTTGATGGACAGCCCAGAGCTGATCAGAAATGTCACTTTATGTGGACACTTACACCATGGCAAG ACCTGCTTTGTGGACTGCCTTATTGAACAGACTCATCCTGAAATACGCAAGAGATATGATGCTGAT TTACGATACACAGATATCCTTTTCACAGAGCAAGAG AGAGGAGTTGGCATCAAGAGCACTCCTGTTACCATGGTGCTGCCTGACTCACGGGACAAATCTTACCTATTCAACATCATGGACACACCAG GTCATGTGAATTTCTCTGATGAGGTGACCTCTGCAGTCAGACTGTCCGATGGTATTGTGCTTTTTATCGATGCAGCTGAGGGG gtgATGCTGAACACCGAGCGACTGATCAAACACGCGGTGCAGGAGAGGTTGGCCATCACCATCTGTATTAATAAAGTGGATCGTCTGATTGTGGAGCTCAAGCTGCCCCCTACTGATGCCTACTACAAACTGCGCCACATTGTGGATGAGGTCAACGGCTTGCTAAG CACATACTCCACAGATGAGTCTCTGATTGTGTCTCCTCTTCTGGGGAACGTGTGTTTCGCCTCCTCACAGTACAGCATCTGCTTCACTCTCGGCTCCTTTGCTAAAATCTATGCAGACACCTATG GTGACATTAACTACACAGAGTTTGCTAAGAGACTGTGGGGAGACATTTACTTCAACCCCAAAAC GAGGAAATTCACAAAGAAAGCCCCCAACAGCAACTCTCAGCGCAGCTTTGTTGAGTTCGTACTGGAGCCGCTGTATAAGATTCTCTCACAG GTGGTGGGTGATGTGGACACGTCTCTACCACGGGTCTTAGATGAGCTCGGTATTCATCTGACCAAAGAGGAGTTAAAGCTCAATATCAGGCCTCTGCTGCGCCTCGTCTGTAATCGCTTCTTTGGGGAGTTTACAG GCTTTGTGGACATGTGTGTGCAACACATACCGTCTCCTCAGGGGGGCGCCAAAGCCAAGATAGAACACAGCTACACAGGTGGACTCGACTCAGACCTCGGAGAGACAATGGCTGAGTGTGACCCCGAC ggTCCATTGATGTGTCACACCACTAAGATGTACAGCACAGATGACGGGGTTCAGTTCCACGCGTTCGGACGAGTCCTGAGCGGAACCCTGCAGGCGGGCCAGCCAGTAAAGGTACTGGGAGAGAATTACACCCTGGAGGATGAGGAGGACTCGCAGATCTGCACTGTCGGGCGCCTGTGGATCTCTGTTGCCAG ATATCAGATTGAGGTGAATCGTGTTCCTGCCGGTAACTGGGTGCTGATCGAGGGATGCGACCAGCCTATCGTTAAAACGGCCACAATCACAGAGCCCCGTGGAAATGAAGAG GCTCAGATCTTCAGGCCATTAAAGTTTAACACGGCATCAGTGATAAAGATTGCTGTGGAGCCGGTTAATCCCTCTGAGCTGCCCAAGATGTTGGATGGACTCAGAAAAGTCAACAAAAGTTATCCTTCACTCACAACAAAG gtAGAAGAATCGGGAGAACATGTGATTCTTGGCACCGGTGAGCTGTACCTGGACTGCGTGATGCATGACCTGCGGAAAATGTACTCCGAGATCGATATCAAG GTTGCAGATCCGGTGGTGACCTTCTGTGAGACTGTGGTGGAGACCTCCTCCCTGAAGTGTTTTGCTGAAACACCCAATAAAAA gAATAAGATCACCATGATTGCTGAGCCATTGGAGAAGGGTCTGGCTGAAGACATTGAGAACGAAGTGGTGCAAATCACATGGAACAG GAAAAAGTTGGGAGAGTTTTTCCAGACAAAGTATGATTGGGATTTGCTGGCAGCTCGTTCCATTTGGGCTTTTGGACCAGATACGACTGGACCCAACATCTTAGTAGATGACACTTTGCCCTCTGAG GTAGATAAAGCTCTTCTCGGCTCAGTGAAGGACAGCATTGTACAGGGCTTCCAGTGGGGCACACGAGAGGGTCCTTTATGTGATGAGC CAATCCGGAATGTGAAGTTTAAGATCCTGGACGCTGTGATTGCACAGGAACCATTGCACAGAGGAGGAGGACAGGTCATCCCTACAGCTCGCAGAGTCGTCTACTCTGCCTTCCTCATG GCCACGCCCAGGCTGATGGAGCCCTATTACTTTGTAGAGGTTCAGGCTCCTGCTGACTGTGTTTCTGCTGTCTACACTGTGCTGGCACGCAGAAg AGGTCATGTAACACAGGATGCCCCCATCCCAGGCTCTCCTCTCTACACCATTAAGGCTTTCATTCCTGCTATTGACTCGTTTGGCTTTGAGACTGAtcttcgcacacacacacagggccagGTCTTCGCCCTCAGTGTGTTCCATCACTGGCAG